Genomic DNA from Pelosinus sp. UFO1:
GCCGGTCACAAACCTTAATCGCCATTTCTTCATAATTTTCAATACTTTCTTCCAATCCATTAACAATTACAAAATCATTTCCCAAACCATGCCATTTACTAAAATTAAACTTCATGTCCTATTCTCCTCATTTTAAACTTAAAATCTCAATTCTATTAATGTACCCGCCCCAAAACGGAACGAGGCACCCGCCTCCGAAAAAATAGATGTTTAATCGCACCTATAATAAAAGTCCACCCAGAAATGCACAGCACTACTAACCAATCCGACAAACCAAGAGGAATCGTAGCAAAAATTTCCCTCATAAAGGGATGATACACAACTAACAATTGCATAAACACAGAACATACCGTGGCAAAAATCAGATATTTATTTTTAAACATGCCAATTTCAAAGATACTAAACGTTTCGGACCGACAGTCAAAAACATGAAACATCTGACAAAAAACTAAAGTACAAAAGGCCATTGTTCTAGCCAGTGTTAAATCATTTTTCAAAAAATATACTCCTGCAAAAACCAATACTGTACTAATACCGATTTGAAAACCACGAGTAATGATTTTAAGGCTTAACCCACGAGAAAATACACTTTCTCGCGGCTGCCTTGGTGGTCTATTCATAATATCATGATTGTTAGGATCTACTCCTAAAGCCATAGCCGGTAGCCCATCAGTAACTAAATTAACCCATAAAATTTGTACGGGCAACAAGGGTAAAGGCAATCCAGCGAGTGTAGCAATAAACATGGTGAGCACTTCGCCTAAATTACAAGATAGCAAATAGCGAATAAATTTACGTATGTTATCATAAATACCGCGACCTTCTTCTACAGCAGCAACAATAGTAGCAAAATTATCATCCGCTAAAACCATCGCTGCTGCCTCTTTGGTAACATCAGTGCCTGTGAATCCCATCGCTATTCCAATGTCAGCTTCTTTGATAGCAGGTGCATCATTAACACCATCTCCAGTCATAGCTACAATATGCCCCTGACGTTTTAACGCTTTGACAATACGCAACTTATGCGTTGGGGATACACGAGCATATACGGTAACACTATTGATAATCTTAGCCAATTCGCCATCATTTAATTCATCGAGTTCATTACCAGTAAGAGCTTGGTTTTTCTCTTCTTTAAACATTTGCAGTTCCTTAGCAATTGCTACTGCGGTATTACGATGATCCCCCGTAATCATAATCGTCTTTATTCCAGCTTGCCGACATAAAGCAATTGCAGGCTTTACTTCTTGTCTAGGCGGATCAATCATACCAATCAAACCAACAAAAACTAAATCCTTTTCCAAATCTTCGCTTACATGACTGGCCTCCATCTTTGTAATCTGTCGGTAAGCCACGGCCAATACCCTAAGAGCCTGATCTGTCATGTTTTCATTTTGTTCCAGAATTTCGTTTTTTATAGCCGCAGAAAGCGGTGATTCGATGCTATTATTCATATAATGTTGACACATATCTAAAATAACATCCGGAGCACCTTTGACATAAATAACATTTTTGTTATTTTTCTCATAGAGAACCGACATTCGGCAACGTTCTGATTCAAAAGGGATTTCAGCTAAACGCCGCTGATTTTTCTCCATTTCACTGCGCCAAATATCTGCCTTAGCTGCCGCAATCACTAACGCACCTTCTGTAGGATCCCCTTCAATAGACCACCCACTGGTAGTTGCACGTCGCCATAAGCCACTTATTCCTATATTATTATGCTTTAAAATACTATTATTACATAATGCACCTATTTCTAAGCACTGTAGTAAACATTTATCCCTTTTAGGATCAAATTCCTGCTTATTGTATAAAAAATTCCCCTTTATTTCATAACCAGTCC
This window encodes:
- a CDS encoding calcium-transporting P-type ATPase, PMR1-type, whose protein sequence is MDTDKWYTRTAQEAIDFWRTDQEDGLSSSEVKSRIAEFGYNELVEKQKPVWWKRFFAQFQDFMVLVLLAATLISAFLGEYADAATILSIVLINAILGFLQEHRAEKSMDALRTMVAPMSHVIRNGILQQIAAREMVPGDIMVLESGDKIAADARLIDVHNMEVDEATLTGESLSVRKVADKQIGETSSLGDRKNMVYAGTSIIKGRGKAVVCATGMATEVGRIADMIQDVKHESTPLELRLESLGRWLVWGCLIICVIVVVTGVLKGEPLFLMCMAGISLAVAAIPEGLPAIVTVALALGVQRMIKRNAIIRKLPAVETLGCTTVICSDKTGTLTQNVMTVQKVFVVGRNYELTGTGYEIKGNFLYNKQEFDPKRDKCLLQCLEIGALCNNSILKHNNIGISGLWRRATTSGWSIEGDPTEGALVIAAAKADIWRSEMEKNQRRLAEIPFESERCRMSVLYEKNNKNVIYVKGAPDVILDMCQHYMNNSIESPLSAAIKNEILEQNENMTDQALRVLAVAYRQITKMEASHVSEDLEKDLVFVGLIGMIDPPRQEVKPAIALCRQAGIKTIMITGDHRNTAVAIAKELQMFKEEKNQALTGNELDELNDGELAKIINSVTVYARVSPTHKLRIVKALKRQGHIVAMTGDGVNDAPAIKEADIGIAMGFTGTDVTKEAAAMVLADDNFATIVAAVEEGRGIYDNIRKFIRYLLSCNLGEVLTMFIATLAGLPLPLLPVQILWVNLVTDGLPAMALGVDPNNHDIMNRPPRQPRESVFSRGLSLKIITRGFQIGISTVLVFAGVYFLKNDLTLARTMAFCTLVFCQMFHVFDCRSETFSIFEIGMFKNKYLIFATVCSVFMQLLVVYHPFMREIFATIPLGLSDWLVVLCISGWTFIIGAIKHLFFRRRVPRSVLGRVH